From a single Sinomonas atrocyanea genomic region:
- a CDS encoding thiamine-phosphate kinase, translating into MTDSQRLAARVNEVSERELLERIFPRLAVLGSPILGPGDDAAVLAAPDGRVVVSTDTQTEGQDFRLTWPNGYRTAGADVGWKAAAQNLSDINAMGAVATGMVVSLTLPAETEVAWVEGLADGLVEAIVGLGAPGCTVAGGDLGLGGELSVTVTVLGSLEGRAPVLRSGARPGDVVAVAGKLGTAAAGLALLEHGPRYAGLGEEARGVIRAFCRPRPPLAAGPAAARAGATALMDLSDGLLKDGDRLGRASGVVLDLDPAVLAAHAALLAGPAAAVGAEPLRWVLGGGEDHGLLAAFPPSSHLPEGFTAIGSVVPPAGGPGGVAIGGRPAEPSGWDHFAR; encoded by the coding sequence GTGACCGATTCCCAGCGCCTGGCGGCGCGCGTGAACGAGGTGAGCGAGCGGGAGCTGCTCGAGCGGATCTTCCCCCGGCTGGCGGTCCTCGGATCGCCGATCCTCGGCCCGGGGGACGACGCCGCCGTGCTCGCGGCCCCGGACGGCCGGGTGGTGGTCAGCACGGACACGCAGACCGAGGGACAGGACTTCCGGCTCACCTGGCCCAACGGGTACCGGACCGCGGGCGCGGACGTGGGCTGGAAGGCCGCGGCCCAGAACCTCAGCGACATCAATGCCATGGGCGCGGTCGCGACCGGCATGGTGGTGAGCCTGACCCTGCCGGCGGAGACCGAGGTGGCCTGGGTCGAGGGCCTCGCCGACGGGCTCGTCGAGGCCATCGTGGGGCTCGGAGCCCCTGGCTGCACCGTCGCCGGCGGCGACCTCGGCCTCGGCGGCGAGCTCTCGGTGACCGTCACAGTCCTCGGAAGCCTCGAGGGGCGCGCCCCCGTGCTGCGCTCCGGCGCCCGGCCCGGGGATGTCGTGGCCGTCGCCGGGAAGCTCGGCACAGCGGCCGCCGGGCTCGCCCTGCTCGAGCACGGGCCGCGGTACGCCGGCCTCGGCGAGGAGGCCCGCGGCGTCATCCGCGCCTTCTGCCGCCCGCGGCCGCCGCTTGCCGCAGGCCCCGCCGCCGCACGCGCCGGCGCCACCGCGCTCATGGACCTCTCCGACGGCCTGCTCAAGGATGGGGACCGCCTGGGACGGGCGAGCGGCGTCGTGCTCGACCTCGACCCGGCCGTGCTCGCGGCCCACGCGGCGCTCCTGGCCGGCCCGGCCGCGGCCGTGGGAGCGGAGCCCCTGCGGTGGGTGCTGGGCGGGGGAGAGGACCACGGCCTGCTCGCGGCGTTCCCGCCCTCTTCACACCTGCCTGAAGGATTCACTGCGATAGGCTCGGTGGTGCCTCCGGCCGGCGGGCCGGGTGGGGTGGCCATCGGCGGGCGCCCCGCGGAACCGAGCGGATGGGACCACTTTGCACGCTAA
- a CDS encoding DUF3515 family protein — MSARSHARAARYGIPAALVGLVAALAGCSAPVSVQPAADAANPACAPLMLALPDTIGDAQLRTTTSQATAAWGDPAAVVLRCGVPSPGPTTDRCVSVNGVDWVIRQDSPATPGASSPGASSPGASSPGAAAGGAAGAGDGGTYTLTTFGREPATELLLDASRASSATVLASLSPAVAKIPATRHCVGQEDLATLPAKG; from the coding sequence ATGTCCGCACGAAGCCACGCCCGCGCAGCCCGGTACGGCATCCCGGCGGCGCTCGTCGGCCTCGTCGCCGCGCTGGCCGGGTGCTCCGCCCCGGTCTCCGTGCAGCCGGCCGCGGACGCGGCCAACCCTGCGTGCGCCCCGCTCATGCTGGCCCTCCCGGACACGATCGGCGATGCCCAGCTGCGCACCACGACGAGCCAGGCGACAGCGGCGTGGGGCGACCCGGCCGCCGTCGTGCTCCGCTGCGGCGTGCCCTCGCCGGGTCCCACGACGGACCGGTGCGTGAGCGTCAACGGCGTCGACTGGGTGATCAGGCAGGACTCCCCCGCGACGCCGGGCGCGTCCTCGCCGGGAGCGTCCTCGCCGGGCGCGTCCTCGCCCGGCGCGGCGGCGGGCGGCGCGGCCGGGGCCGGCGACGGTGGCACCTACACGCTCACCACGTTCGGCCGGGAGCCGGCCACGGAACTGCTGCTGGATGCGAGCCGGGCGAGCTCCGCGACCGTCCTGGCGAGCCTGTCCCCTGCCGTGGCGAAGATCCCGGCCACCCGCCACTGCGTGGGCCAGGAGGACCTGGCCACGCTGCCGGCGAAGGGCTGA
- a CDS encoding D-alanine--D-alanine ligase family protein codes for MRRRLSVTETRKTRVALLFGGRSSEHAVSCVTAAGVMGAIDTDKYEVVPVGITRAGQWVLSQGDWHQWALNAGQPPEVEASAATVRLAEADGSARLIVAEPNQVPRELGDVDVVFPLLHGAFGEDGTIQGLLELADVRYVGAGVLASAVGMDKHFMKVAFEAAGLAVGPYTTVTDKQWRRDPQEVRDAVDRLGYPVFVKPCRAGSSVGISKVDRPEDLDAAIAEARRHDLRLVIEAAIAGREIECGVLEGRGCDAPRTSLPGEIVVQGGAHTFYDFAAKYVENDAASLSCPADLPPEAIEKVRELAATAFDAVSAEGLSRVDFFYTPEGEFVINEINTMPGFTPISMYPAMWAATGLGYRELIDELIQLALDRPTGLR; via the coding sequence ATCAGAAGGCGACTAAGCGTGACAGAGACCAGGAAGACCCGCGTTGCCCTCCTCTTCGGCGGCCGCTCGAGCGAGCACGCCGTGAGCTGCGTGACCGCGGCGGGCGTCATGGGTGCGATCGACACGGACAAGTACGAGGTGGTGCCGGTCGGCATCACCCGGGCGGGGCAGTGGGTCCTTTCCCAGGGCGACTGGCACCAGTGGGCGCTCAATGCGGGGCAGCCGCCGGAGGTGGAGGCCAGCGCGGCCACGGTCCGGCTCGCCGAGGCCGATGGCTCCGCGCGCCTCATCGTCGCCGAGCCCAACCAGGTGCCCCGCGAGCTCGGCGACGTCGACGTCGTCTTCCCGCTCCTGCACGGCGCCTTCGGCGAGGACGGCACGATCCAGGGCCTCCTCGAGCTCGCCGACGTGCGGTACGTGGGCGCCGGCGTCCTCGCCTCCGCCGTGGGGATGGACAAGCACTTCATGAAGGTCGCCTTCGAGGCGGCCGGCCTCGCCGTCGGCCCGTACACGACGGTGACCGACAAGCAGTGGCGCCGCGACCCGCAGGAGGTGCGCGACGCCGTCGACCGCCTCGGCTACCCCGTGTTCGTCAAGCCCTGCCGCGCTGGCTCGTCGGTGGGCATCTCCAAGGTGGACCGCCCGGAGGACCTCGACGCCGCGATCGCCGAGGCGCGCCGGCACGACCTCCGCCTCGTCATCGAGGCCGCGATCGCGGGCCGGGAGATCGAGTGCGGCGTGCTCGAGGGCCGCGGCTGCGATGCGCCCCGGACGTCCCTGCCGGGCGAGATCGTGGTCCAGGGCGGTGCGCACACCTTCTATGACTTCGCGGCGAAGTACGTCGAGAACGACGCGGCCTCGCTCTCATGTCCGGCGGACCTGCCGCCGGAGGCGATCGAGAAGGTCCGCGAGCTCGCCGCGACCGCGTTCGACGCCGTCTCCGCCGAGGGCCTCAGCCGCGTGGACTTCTTCTACACGCCCGAGGGCGAGTTCGTCATCAACGAGATCAACACCATGCCCGGGTTCACCCCGATCAGCATGTACCCGGCGATGTGGGCGGCGACGGGGCTGGGCTACCGGGAGCTGATCGACGAGCTCATCCAGCTCGCCCTCGACCGTCCCACCGGCCTGCGGTAG
- a CDS encoding NAD(P)H-dependent glycerol-3-phosphate dehydrogenase has product MGAGSWGTTFAKVLGDAAEHHGSRRSIRLWGRSPEVVADVARHRNTRYLGDIALPAAITATLDPAEALEGAQLVVLAVPAQSLRAQLTAWSAHVPRGAVVLSLMKGLELGTDKRMSEVIAEVTSLPAEQIAVLSGPNLAMEIARSQPTGAVVACTDHGTAQWIAEACTAPYFRPYMSTDVTGVEIGGIVKNVIALAVGICEGKEMGDNTKATVITRGLAETTRLAVALGADLTTMSGLAGLGDLVATCSSKLSRNHTAGRLLGQGLDAEAVGARMTQVAEGIKSAPAVLELAQRLGVDMPITAGVVAVLRGELPVGKLEPLLLARQLKSEGD; this is encoded by the coding sequence ATGGGCGCCGGCAGCTGGGGGACCACCTTCGCCAAGGTCCTCGGCGACGCCGCGGAACACCACGGCAGCCGGCGCTCGATCCGGCTGTGGGGCCGCAGCCCAGAGGTGGTCGCCGACGTTGCCAGGCACCGGAACACCCGGTACCTCGGGGACATCGCCCTGCCCGCGGCCATCACCGCGACCCTGGACCCGGCCGAGGCGCTCGAGGGGGCACAGCTCGTGGTCCTCGCCGTGCCCGCGCAGTCCCTGCGCGCCCAGCTCACCGCCTGGAGCGCGCACGTGCCGCGCGGCGCCGTCGTCCTGTCCCTCATGAAGGGGCTCGAGCTCGGCACCGACAAGCGGATGAGCGAGGTCATCGCCGAGGTCACGTCCCTGCCGGCCGAGCAGATCGCCGTGCTCTCCGGGCCCAACCTCGCCATGGAGATCGCGCGCTCCCAGCCCACGGGCGCCGTCGTGGCGTGCACGGACCACGGGACCGCGCAGTGGATCGCCGAGGCCTGCACCGCGCCGTACTTCCGCCCCTACATGAGCACGGACGTGACCGGGGTCGAGATTGGCGGCATCGTCAAGAACGTGATCGCCCTCGCCGTCGGAATCTGCGAGGGCAAGGAGATGGGCGACAACACGAAGGCCACCGTCATCACCCGGGGCCTGGCCGAGACCACCCGGCTCGCCGTGGCGCTCGGCGCAGACCTCACCACCATGTCCGGGCTCGCCGGCCTGGGCGACCTCGTGGCCACCTGCTCGTCCAAGCTCTCCAGGAACCACACCGCCGGGCGGCTGCTGGGGCAGGGGCTCGACGCCGAGGCCGTCGGCGCCCGCATGACCCAGGTGGCGGAAGGCATCAAGTCCGCCCCCGCCGTGCTCGAGCTCGCCCAGCGCCTCGGGGTGGACATGCCCATCACGGCCGGAGTCGTGGCCGTCCTGCGCGGCGAGCTGCCGGTGGGGAAGCTCGAACCGCTGCTGCTCGCGCGGCAGCTCAAATCAGAAGGCGACTAA
- a CDS encoding lysophospholipid acyltransferase family protein has translation MRESAGERIAFAIAGAVVRPLLNLLMRKEWRGTEKLVGLPGRGGFIACVNHCTEIDPLTVGHMLYNQGRPPHFLAKAGLFKPPVLGQIMRGTKQIPVDRGGTGAGTSLEVAREVIDEGGAIIVYPEGTLTRDPALWPMKGHTGAARLALKTGAPVIPIAHWGDHELFPRYAKRLYPFPRKKAVVLVGDPVDLSDLIGRPLDKTTLLEATERIMDAITGLLAELRGEQPPAQRWDPAQHQQSLHGRDVERGGA, from the coding sequence CTGAGGGAGAGTGCTGGCGAGCGCATCGCGTTCGCGATCGCCGGCGCCGTGGTCCGGCCCCTCCTGAACCTGCTGATGCGCAAGGAGTGGCGCGGCACCGAGAAGCTCGTCGGGCTCCCCGGCCGCGGCGGGTTCATCGCCTGCGTGAACCACTGCACGGAGATCGATCCGCTCACCGTGGGCCACATGCTCTACAACCAGGGGCGCCCGCCGCACTTCCTCGCCAAGGCCGGCCTGTTCAAGCCGCCGGTGCTAGGCCAGATCATGAGGGGCACCAAGCAGATCCCCGTGGACCGCGGGGGCACCGGGGCGGGCACCTCCCTCGAGGTCGCCCGCGAGGTCATCGACGAGGGCGGGGCGATCATCGTCTACCCCGAGGGCACCCTCACCCGCGATCCCGCGCTGTGGCCCATGAAGGGCCACACAGGGGCCGCCCGGCTCGCCCTCAAGACCGGCGCCCCGGTGATCCCGATCGCCCACTGGGGGGACCACGAGCTGTTCCCGCGCTACGCCAAGCGGCTCTATCCCTTCCCGCGCAAGAAGGCCGTGGTCCTCGTCGGGGATCCGGTGGACCTGTCCGACCTCATCGGGCGACCGCTGGACAAGACCACCCTCCTCGAGGCCACCGAGCGCATCATGGACGCGATCACTGGACTGCTCGCGGAGCTCCGCGGCGAGCAGCCCCCGGCCCAGCGGTGGGACCCGGCCCAGCACCAGCAGAGCCTCCACGGGCGCGACGTCGAGCGCGGCGGGGCCTGA
- the murA gene encoding UDP-N-acetylglucosamine 1-carboxyvinyltransferase, with product MSSVLTIRGGIPLTGKVTVRGAKNLVPKAMVAALLGNEPSRLRNVPEIQDVDIVTSLLQLHGVAVERDATTGDLTLDPTNAKTARVADIDAHAGDSRIPILLCGPLIHSIGEAFIPDLGGCRIGDRPIDYHLDVLRQFGAVVDKRPGGISISAPRGLRGAKITLPYPSVGATEQVLLTATRAEGVTELKGAAIEPEIMDLVAVLQKMGAIIAVLNDRTIRIEGVPELGGYTHRALSDRNEAASWASAALATHGDIFVEGASQRDMMTFLNVYRKLGGGLSIEDEGIRFFHPGGKLSPLVLETDVHPGFMTDWQQPLVVALTQAEGVSIVHETVYENRFGFTEALGRMGATIQLHRECLGSVPCRFGQRNFLHSAVISGATPLHGADFDVPDLRGGFSHLIAALAADGVSRATGVGVIRRGYEYFTEKLGALGADFDLEEGQ from the coding sequence ATGAGCAGTGTTCTGACCATCCGGGGCGGCATCCCCCTTACGGGCAAGGTGACGGTCCGGGGCGCGAAGAACCTCGTCCCCAAGGCCATGGTGGCGGCGCTGCTGGGCAACGAGCCGTCCAGGCTCCGCAATGTGCCGGAGATCCAGGACGTCGACATCGTCACGAGCCTCCTCCAGCTGCACGGTGTCGCGGTCGAGCGGGATGCCACGACGGGGGACCTCACTCTGGATCCCACCAATGCCAAGACCGCCAGGGTCGCCGACATCGACGCCCACGCCGGCGACTCCCGCATCCCGATCCTGCTCTGCGGGCCGCTCATCCACTCGATCGGAGAGGCGTTCATCCCCGACCTCGGCGGCTGCCGGATCGGCGACCGCCCCATCGACTACCACCTCGACGTCCTGCGCCAGTTCGGCGCCGTCGTCGACAAGCGCCCCGGCGGCATCAGCATCTCGGCGCCGCGCGGTCTCAGGGGCGCCAAGATCACGCTCCCGTACCCGAGCGTGGGGGCCACCGAGCAGGTGCTCCTCACCGCGACGCGCGCCGAGGGCGTCACCGAGCTCAAGGGCGCGGCCATCGAGCCCGAGATCATGGACCTCGTCGCGGTGCTGCAGAAGATGGGCGCGATCATCGCCGTCCTCAACGACCGCACTATCCGCATCGAGGGCGTGCCCGAGCTCGGCGGCTACACCCACCGCGCGCTCTCCGACCGCAACGAGGCAGCGTCGTGGGCCTCGGCCGCCCTGGCGACCCACGGCGACATCTTCGTCGAGGGCGCGAGCCAGCGCGACATGATGACCTTCCTCAACGTCTACCGCAAGCTCGGCGGGGGCCTCTCGATCGAGGACGAGGGCATCCGGTTCTTCCACCCGGGCGGCAAGCTCTCGCCGCTCGTGCTCGAGACGGATGTCCACCCCGGCTTCATGACCGACTGGCAGCAGCCGCTCGTCGTCGCCCTGACCCAGGCCGAGGGCGTGTCGATCGTGCACGAGACCGTGTACGAGAACCGCTTCGGCTTCACCGAGGCCCTGGGCCGCATGGGTGCGACCATCCAGCTGCACCGCGAGTGCCTCGGGAGCGTGCCCTGCCGCTTCGGCCAGCGGAACTTCCTGCATTCGGCGGTCATCTCGGGCGCCACGCCGCTGCACGGCGCCGACTTCGACGTCCCCGACCTCCGCGGCGGCTTCAGCCACCTCATCGCGGCGCTCGCGGCCGACGGCGTCTCCCGCGCCACCGGGGTGGGCGTCATCCGCCGCGGGTACGAGTACTTCACCGAGAAGCTCGGCGCACTGGGCGCCGACTTCGACCTCGAGGAGGGCCAGTGA
- the leuD gene encoding 3-isopropylmalate dehydratase small subunit — translation MEKFTTHTGIGVPLRQSNVDTDQIIPAVFLKRITRTGFEDALFASWRKDESFILNQAPFDAGSVLVAGPDFGTGSSREHAVWALKDYGFKVVLSSRFADIFRGNSGKQGLLAAVVAQDDIELIWKELENHPGTQITVDLTSKTVTCATIVAPFEIDDYTRWRLLEGLDDIGLTLQHEDAITAYEAERPSFKPTTLPAKA, via the coding sequence ATGGAGAAGTTCACCACCCACACCGGCATCGGCGTGCCGCTGCGCCAGTCCAACGTCGACACCGACCAGATCATCCCGGCGGTGTTCCTCAAGCGCATCACCCGCACGGGCTTCGAGGACGCCCTCTTCGCCTCCTGGCGCAAGGACGAGTCCTTCATCCTCAACCAGGCCCCCTTCGATGCCGGCTCGGTGCTCGTGGCCGGCCCGGACTTCGGCACCGGCTCCTCCCGCGAGCACGCCGTCTGGGCGCTGAAGGACTACGGCTTCAAGGTGGTCCTCTCCTCGCGGTTCGCGGACATCTTCCGCGGCAACTCGGGCAAGCAGGGCCTCCTGGCCGCCGTCGTGGCCCAGGACGACATCGAGCTCATCTGGAAGGAGCTCGAGAACCACCCCGGCACCCAGATCACGGTCGACCTCACCTCCAAGACCGTCACGTGCGCCACCATCGTCGCGCCGTTCGAGATCGACGACTACACGCGCTGGCGGCTGCTCGAGGGCCTCGACGACATCGGCCTGACCCTCCAGCACGAGGACGCCATCACCGCCTACGAGGCAGAGCGGCCCTCCTTCAAGCCCACCACCCTCCCAGCCAAGGCCTGA
- the leuC gene encoding 3-isopropylmalate dehydratase large subunit — translation MGRTLAEKVWDAHVVRKGEEGQPDLLYIDLHLVHEVTSPQAFEGLRLAGRRLRRPDLTIATEDHNTPTIDIDKPIADPTSRTQIETLRTNCAEFGVRLHSLGDKEQGIVHVVGPQLGLTQPGLTIVCGDSHTSTHGAFGALAMGIGTSEVEHVMATQTLPLKPFKTMAVTVEGTLKPGVSSKDIILAVIAKIGTGGGQGYVLEYRGSAIRALSMEARMTICNMSIEAGARAGMVAPDETTYAFMKGRPHAPQGADWDTAVEYWDTLRTDDDAVFDAEVFLDADELEPFVTWGTNPGQGVSLSESVPDPEKMADENAKANARRALEYMGLAAGTPMKDIRVDTVFLGSCTNSRLEDLRAAAEIVRGRTKDPNVRMMVVPGSARVRLEAEAEGLDKVFTEFGAEWRFAGCSMCLGMNPDQLQPGERCASTSNRNFEGRQGKGGRTHLVSPVVAAATAVRGTLSSPSDLDPVPADTAAGAAA, via the coding sequence GTGGGACGCACACTGGCCGAGAAGGTCTGGGACGCGCACGTGGTGCGCAAGGGCGAGGAAGGGCAGCCTGATCTGCTCTACATCGACCTCCACCTCGTGCACGAGGTCACGTCCCCGCAGGCGTTCGAGGGCCTCCGCCTCGCCGGGCGGCGTCTGCGCCGCCCGGACCTGACGATCGCCACCGAGGACCACAACACGCCCACGATCGACATCGACAAGCCGATCGCTGATCCGACGAGCCGCACCCAGATCGAGACCCTGCGGACCAACTGCGCCGAGTTCGGGGTGCGCCTGCACTCGCTCGGCGACAAGGAGCAGGGCATCGTGCACGTCGTCGGGCCCCAGCTCGGGCTCACGCAGCCGGGCCTGACCATCGTGTGCGGCGACTCGCACACCTCCACCCACGGCGCTTTCGGCGCGCTCGCGATGGGCATCGGCACGTCCGAGGTCGAGCACGTCATGGCGACCCAGACGCTGCCGCTGAAGCCGTTCAAGACGATGGCCGTCACGGTGGAGGGCACGCTCAAGCCCGGCGTGAGCAGCAAGGACATCATCCTCGCCGTCATCGCCAAGATCGGCACCGGCGGGGGCCAGGGGTACGTCCTCGAATACCGGGGATCAGCGATCCGCGCGCTGTCGATGGAAGCCCGCATGACGATCTGCAACATGTCGATCGAGGCCGGCGCCCGTGCCGGGATGGTCGCCCCGGACGAGACCACCTACGCCTTCATGAAGGGCCGCCCCCACGCCCCTCAGGGCGCAGACTGGGACACGGCGGTCGAGTACTGGGACACCCTCCGCACCGATGACGACGCCGTGTTCGACGCCGAGGTCTTCCTCGACGCCGACGAGCTCGAGCCGTTCGTCACGTGGGGCACCAATCCCGGCCAGGGCGTGTCCCTCTCCGAGTCCGTGCCGGACCCGGAGAAGATGGCGGACGAGAACGCCAAGGCCAACGCCCGCCGCGCCCTGGAGTACATGGGCCTCGCCGCGGGCACGCCGATGAAGGACATCCGGGTCGACACCGTCTTCCTCGGCTCCTGCACCAACTCGCGCCTGGAGGACCTGCGCGCCGCCGCCGAGATCGTCCGCGGCCGCACGAAGGACCCGAACGTGCGGATGATGGTGGTCCCCGGCTCTGCCCGGGTGCGCCTCGAGGCCGAGGCCGAGGGCCTGGACAAGGTCTTCACCGAGTTCGGGGCCGAGTGGCGCTTCGCCGGCTGCTCGATGTGCCTGGGCATGAACCCTGACCAGCTCCAGCCGGGGGAGCGGTGCGCGTCCACCTCGAACCGCAACTTCGAGGGCCGCCAGGGCAAGGGCGGGCGCACCCACCTCGTCTCGCCCGTCGTCGCGGCCGCCACCGCGGTCCGCGGGACCCTCTCGTCCCCGTCGGACCTCGACCCCGTCCCCGCGGACACCGCCGCCGGCGCGGCCGCCTAA